A genomic window from Klebsiella quasipneumoniae subsp. quasipneumoniae includes:
- the drmB gene encoding DUF1998 domain-containing protein has product MIINNKTPVGEVRPSQLLWTYGPGALIDLPSLSVVTLGIDQWERDRCQPIQEARLLAAVRKVLGSQVENLRMPPFQKSELVDPWSAEANIGVPVRPFPRWMRCVKCGLLSPFDDGLLEIREDRFRAERTRFVHKGCTGSKRNLPAKDADAVPARFLLACRDGHLDDFPWHYFVHGGNSTCKGTLRFFESGASLQTENLWVRCDSCEASRSMAHAFGKAGKENLPACRGRHPHLDQFDIDCGEEPRAVLLGATNSWFPITLSALAIPQTKNPLSQLIQDGWPFFEAITAEVMVPIVVQTLKLTGGLPGIDKYSVSDIWSAIEMHRSGGDSEYVGEADIKGPEWEVLTEANPPTDYPHFMSKKIGTPAQFIPYISRVLLLERLREVNALLGFTRVEAPEGSGEINERPQMASLARNKPEWVPANQVHGEGIFIQFDEKSLVDWESLDAVKQVDKLLRGGHTGWRNSRNLDPNEDYPGIRYAMLHTLSHLLIRELALECGYNAASIRERIYADTSNGSPQAGILIYTAAADSDGTLGGLVDLGKPENLGRLLVQALNRSKICSSDPLCSEHNPEKDRSLHAAACHACTLVAETSCEQGNRYLDRSLLVPTLERIHAAFFKGF; this is encoded by the coding sequence ATGATCATCAATAACAAAACTCCAGTCGGCGAAGTACGCCCAAGCCAGTTGCTATGGACTTATGGGCCTGGCGCGCTAATCGATCTACCGAGCCTATCTGTAGTGACACTAGGTATTGACCAGTGGGAGCGAGATCGCTGCCAGCCAATTCAAGAGGCCCGGCTTCTTGCTGCTGTTCGGAAGGTATTAGGATCACAAGTCGAAAATTTGAGAATGCCGCCCTTTCAGAAAAGCGAGCTCGTTGACCCCTGGTCAGCCGAGGCCAACATAGGTGTACCTGTTCGTCCATTTCCTCGCTGGATGCGCTGTGTAAAGTGTGGTTTGTTGTCGCCCTTTGATGATGGTCTGCTTGAGATCAGAGAGGATCGATTCAGGGCCGAACGAACTCGCTTTGTTCACAAAGGCTGTACAGGTTCTAAAAGAAATTTACCCGCTAAGGATGCTGATGCTGTTCCTGCACGTTTTCTGCTTGCCTGTCGTGACGGTCACCTAGATGACTTTCCTTGGCACTACTTTGTCCATGGTGGCAATAGTACATGCAAAGGGACATTGCGCTTCTTTGAGAGCGGTGCATCCTTACAAACCGAAAACCTGTGGGTACGGTGTGATAGCTGTGAGGCATCACGAAGCATGGCCCATGCCTTCGGCAAAGCCGGTAAAGAAAATCTTCCAGCTTGTCGAGGTCGCCACCCACATTTGGATCAATTCGACATTGACTGCGGTGAAGAACCACGGGCAGTACTGCTAGGAGCCACAAACAGCTGGTTTCCGATAACGCTTTCTGCATTGGCCATACCCCAAACAAAAAATCCTCTCAGTCAGTTGATTCAAGATGGATGGCCGTTCTTTGAAGCAATTACAGCTGAAGTCATGGTTCCCATCGTTGTGCAGACACTCAAGTTAACTGGCGGTCTCCCTGGAATCGACAAATATAGCGTGTCAGACATCTGGTCAGCCATCGAAATGCATCGTTCTGGTGGCGATAGCGAATATGTCGGTGAAGCCGATATCAAAGGTCCAGAATGGGAAGTGCTGACAGAGGCCAACCCTCCCACGGATTATCCACACTTCATGAGTAAGAAGATCGGAACCCCAGCACAATTCATACCGTACATCAGCCGTGTATTACTACTTGAACGACTACGAGAGGTTAATGCTCTGCTTGGTTTTACTAGAGTAGAGGCACCAGAAGGATCCGGAGAGATAAATGAACGTCCTCAGATGGCTAGCTTGGCACGCAATAAACCTGAATGGGTGCCAGCTAACCAGGTGCATGGGGAAGGTATCTTCATCCAATTCGATGAAAAATCTCTTGTAGATTGGGAATCACTGGATGCCGTCAAGCAAGTAGACAAGTTGCTTCGTGGTGGGCATACCGGTTGGCGTAACTCTCGTAATCTCGATCCGAATGAAGATTACCCAGGTATCCGATATGCCATGCTGCATACCCTATCTCATTTGTTGATCCGTGAACTAGCCCTGGAATGTGGATACAACGCAGCAAGTATTCGCGAACGTATCTATGCTGATACATCAAACGGCAGTCCACAAGCTGGTATCTTGATCTACACGGCAGCAGCTGATTCTGATGGCACACTGGGTGGTCTTGTAGATCTTGGCAAACCAGAGAATCTTGGTCGCCTGCTGGTACAAGCATTAAATCGTTCTAAGATCTGTTCTTCTGACCCACTATGTTCTGAACATAACCCGGAGAAAGATCGGTCATTACATGCCGCAGCCTGCCATGCATGTACTCTGGTAGCAGAAACCTCCTGTGAGCAAGGCAATCGCTATTTGGATCGATCGCTATTAGTACCAACACTTGAGCGTATTCACGCTGCATTTTTTAAGGGTTTTTAA
- the drmC gene encoding DISARM system phospholipase D-like protein DrmC has product MDELLDAVAELVCLVSPEKIQAIAGRIRRTEACKALLVLPGAVGTPKASNAIERLAIAWRNTMVSSDELASMLLAASHVYFKVSSEQSTELVWTGPTTPFVSVRRTEQVLLQIINAAKQSLFITSFVAYDVSSIVNELNIAIKRGVTITMLLESSQEHGGSINIDIIGKMQALIPGAHIYAWNNKNNEYSEGRVHAKVIVADGHTCFITSANLTGYAMERNIEAGVLITGGGIPKALSDHLYSLINTNIISLI; this is encoded by the coding sequence ATGGATGAACTCTTAGATGCTGTTGCCGAGCTAGTTTGTCTGGTTTCTCCTGAAAAGATACAAGCGATCGCAGGCCGAATTCGACGGACTGAAGCCTGCAAGGCTCTGCTGGTACTGCCAGGTGCAGTAGGAACTCCCAAGGCAAGTAACGCTATTGAGAGACTAGCAATTGCATGGCGAAACACCATGGTCAGTTCAGATGAACTAGCATCTATGCTTCTTGCTGCAAGCCATGTTTACTTTAAAGTTAGCTCAGAGCAAAGTACTGAACTTGTATGGACTGGTCCAACAACACCTTTTGTATCTGTTCGCCGAACAGAGCAAGTGCTGCTACAAATAATCAATGCGGCAAAACAGTCTTTATTTATTACCAGCTTTGTTGCCTATGATGTGTCGAGTATTGTGAATGAATTGAACATAGCTATAAAGCGTGGCGTTACCATTACAATGTTGCTGGAATCTTCACAAGAGCATGGTGGCAGTATCAATATTGATATAATCGGTAAGATGCAGGCGCTTATACCTGGCGCACATATTTACGCTTGGAATAATAAAAATAATGAATATTCAGAAGGTCGCGTGCATGCGAAAGTAATTGTTGCCGATGGTCACACCTGTTTTATTACAAGCGCAAATCTAACTGGGTATGCCATGGAGAGAAACATTGAAGCAGGAGTACTTATTACAGGCGGAGGGATTCCAAAAGCACTTAGTGATCATCTGTACTCTCTTATAAACACAAATATCATTAGTCTGATTTAA
- a CDS encoding HNH endonuclease produces MNASENGLLEVAWYLAKYGKKKPPEALDVDTWKAAISLFYSTFGAGKTRIEFYNSLKNHRDRFDSWLSDVRTGWRNADGSPSELPLSAQIVMNKMNKLPESLIEQKILSWLSITSSEQELADILPIQQDKNLDETMKERLVASRLGQGEFRKKCLKLFPACPITGISFQPLLRASHIKPWAACQNGHERLDPYNGIMLAAHIDALFDQGWLSFSNNGHILISTELDFEVKTQLNLPENIPPFSEQHHHYLKWHRENILR; encoded by the coding sequence TTGAATGCATCTGAAAATGGACTATTAGAAGTAGCTTGGTATCTCGCTAAGTATGGAAAAAAAAAGCCTCCTGAAGCTCTGGATGTTGATACATGGAAAGCAGCAATATCACTATTTTATTCAACATTTGGTGCAGGTAAGACGAGAATTGAATTTTATAACAGTCTAAAAAACCACCGTGATCGTTTTGATTCTTGGCTAAGTGATGTACGCACAGGCTGGCGGAATGCTGATGGTTCTCCTAGCGAGCTCCCGTTGTCTGCTCAGATTGTTATGAACAAAATGAACAAACTACCAGAGTCACTTATTGAACAAAAAATTTTATCTTGGCTGTCGATAACCTCTTCAGAACAAGAACTGGCTGATATCTTACCTATTCAACAAGATAAAAATCTGGATGAAACGATGAAAGAACGATTAGTCGCTTCAAGGCTTGGACAAGGTGAATTCAGGAAAAAATGCCTTAAACTGTTCCCTGCCTGCCCTATAACTGGTATTTCTTTTCAACCACTATTAAGGGCTAGCCATATTAAGCCTTGGGCCGCGTGCCAGAATGGTCATGAGCGACTGGATCCTTATAATGGAATAATGTTGGCAGCTCATATTGATGCTCTTTTTGACCAAGGATGGCTGTCATTTAGTAATAATGGGCACATCTTAATTAGCACCGAACTTGATTTTGAAGTTAAAACACAACTAAACCTACCTGAAAATATCCCACCATTCTCGGAACAGCATCATCACTATCTAAAATGGCATCGAGAAAATATATTAAGATGA
- a CDS encoding tyrosine-type recombinase/integrase — protein MALTDIKVRTAKPTDKQYKLTDGSGMHLLVHPNGSKYWRLQYRFDGKQKMLALGVYPDVSLADARARRDEARKLLANSIDPGDKKKNDKVEQEEARTFEQLAIEWHATNKKWSEEHSRRVLKSLEDNLFPAIGKRNIADLKTRDLLAPIKAVELSGRLEVASRLQQRTTAIMRYAIQSGLLDYNPAQEMVGAVASSNRQHRPALELKRTPELLQRIDSYTGRSLTRLAVELTLLVFIRSSELRFARWSEIDFETSMWTIPAEREAIEGVKHSQRGSKMRTPHLVPLSRQALAILKQVHKLSGDRDFVFIGDHDHRKPMSENTVNKALRVMGYDTKVEVCGHGFRTMACSSLIESGLWSRDAVERQMSHMERNSVRAAYIHKAEHLDERRLMLQWWADFLDVNREGVVSPFDFAKINSGK, from the coding sequence ATGGCTCTAACAGATATCAAAGTCAGAACAGCCAAGCCAACGGATAAGCAATATAAGCTGACTGATGGCAGTGGTATGCACTTGCTTGTCCATCCTAATGGTTCGAAATACTGGCGTTTGCAGTACCGTTTTGACGGCAAGCAAAAGATGCTGGCTCTGGGTGTTTATCCTGATGTGTCACTCGCTGATGCAAGGGCTCGTCGTGATGAGGCTCGTAAGCTTTTGGCAAACAGCATCGATCCGGGAGATAAAAAGAAAAATGATAAGGTTGAGCAGGAAGAAGCACGTACTTTCGAACAACTTGCTATTGAGTGGCATGCCACAAATAAAAAGTGGTCGGAAGAACATAGCCGACGAGTACTGAAAAGTCTGGAGGATAATCTCTTCCCTGCCATAGGTAAGCGAAATATTGCTGATCTTAAAACTAGAGACCTGCTAGCCCCAATCAAAGCGGTAGAGTTGTCGGGGCGACTTGAGGTGGCATCCCGTCTACAGCAGCGCACTACTGCAATTATGAGATATGCCATTCAGAGTGGTTTACTTGATTACAATCCCGCACAGGAAATGGTTGGTGCTGTTGCTTCAAGTAACAGGCAGCATAGACCTGCGTTAGAGTTGAAACGTACCCCCGAACTGCTTCAGCGCATTGACAGCTATACGGGTAGATCTTTGACCCGCCTTGCCGTTGAGCTAACCCTCCTTGTATTTATTCGTTCAAGTGAACTGCGTTTTGCTCGTTGGTCTGAGATCGATTTTGAAACATCAATGTGGACGATCCCAGCAGAGCGAGAAGCTATTGAAGGGGTGAAGCACTCCCAGCGTGGTTCAAAAATGCGTACGCCTCATTTGGTGCCGTTATCTCGTCAGGCGTTAGCAATCCTTAAACAGGTACACAAACTTAGTGGCGATCGCGATTTTGTTTTCATTGGCGATCACGACCATCGCAAACCGATGAGTGAGAACACGGTGAACAAGGCCCTGCGCGTTATGGGTTATGACACCAAGGTAGAGGTTTGTGGGCATGGTTTCAGGACAATGGCCTGTAGTTCATTGATTGAGTCTGGATTGTGGTCGAGGGATGCAGTGGAACGGCAGATGAGTCATATGGAACGTAACTCAGTACGTGCAGCTTACATTCATAAGGCCGAACATCTTGATGAGCGGCGACTGATGCTGCAGTGGTGGGCTGATTTTCTGGATGTTAATCGGGAAGGGGTAGTGAGTCCGTTTGATTTTGCGAAAATTAATTCAGGGAAATAG
- a CDS encoding primase-helicase zinc-binding domain-containing protein, with the protein MKMNVTDTVKQACGHWPRILPALGMKVIKNRHQACPVCGGADRFRFDDKEGRGTWFCNQCGAGDGLTLVEKVFGISASEAAGKVNAVTGHLPPVAPEVIAAADAGTEADRKAAAALAIGLLEKTRPATGNAYLTRKGFPALECLTLTTSHKTGGVAYRAGDVVVPLYDETGALVNLQLINAEGLKRTLKGGQVKGACHLIDGQKQAGKRLWIAEGYATALSVHHLTGETVMVALSSVNLLSLASLARSKHPACQIILAADRDLNGDGQTKAAAATAACEGIVALPPVFGDWNDAVMLKGEDATRKAIYAAIRPAAQSPFDTMSEAEFTAMSASDKAMRVHEHYGEALAVDANGQLLSRYENGIWKVIPPSDFARDVAGLFQRLRAPFSSGRIASVVETLKLIIPQQEAPARRLIGFRNGVLDTSSGIFSPHSKSHWLRTLCDVDFTPPVEGETLETHAPNFWRWLDRAASGNPTKRDVILAALFMVLANRYDWQLFLEVTGPGGSGKSILAEIATMLAGEDNATSADIDTLEDPRKRASLIGFSLIRLPDQEKWSGDGAGLKAITGGDAVSVDPKYQNPYSTHIPAVILAVNNNPMRFTDRSGGVSRRRVIIHFPEQIAPEERDPQLRDKIARELAVIVRQLMQQFSDPMSARALLQSQQNSDEALSIKRDADPTFDFCGYLEALPQTNGMFIGNASIIPRNYRKYLYHAYLAYMEANGYRNVLSLKMFGLGLPMMLKEYGMNYEKRHTKQGIQTNLTLKEESYGDWLPKCDEPTAT; encoded by the coding sequence ATGAAAATGAACGTAACGGATACCGTAAAACAGGCGTGCGGCCACTGGCCGCGCATTCTCCCGGCGCTGGGCATGAAGGTGATAAAAAACCGCCATCAGGCCTGTCCGGTGTGTGGCGGCGCTGACCGGTTCCGCTTTGACGATAAAGAGGGGCGCGGCACATGGTTCTGTAACCAGTGCGGTGCCGGTGACGGCCTGACACTGGTTGAGAAGGTGTTCGGCATATCGGCATCCGAGGCCGCCGGGAAGGTGAACGCCGTCACCGGCCACCTGCCGCCGGTAGCCCCGGAGGTGATTGCAGCCGCAGACGCCGGAACGGAGGCCGACCGCAAAGCAGCGGCCGCGCTGGCCATCGGGCTGCTGGAGAAAACCCGCCCGGCCACCGGCAACGCTTACCTGACCCGCAAGGGCTTTCCCGCTCTGGAATGTCTGACGCTGACCACGTCGCACAAAACCGGCGGCGTGGCCTACCGCGCCGGTGATGTGGTGGTGCCGCTGTATGACGAAACCGGCGCGCTGGTTAACCTCCAGCTTATTAATGCTGAGGGGCTCAAGCGCACCCTGAAGGGAGGACAGGTCAAAGGAGCATGTCACCTTATCGACGGGCAGAAACAGGCCGGTAAACGCCTGTGGATAGCAGAGGGTTATGCAACGGCCCTTAGCGTGCATCACCTGACCGGGGAAACCGTCATGGTGGCGCTGTCGTCGGTGAACCTTCTTTCTCTGGCGAGCCTGGCCCGCAGCAAGCACCCGGCCTGTCAGATTATCCTCGCCGCCGACCGTGACCTGAACGGCGACGGCCAGACTAAAGCCGCTGCGGCCACAGCAGCCTGCGAGGGCATTGTCGCCCTGCCGCCGGTGTTCGGTGACTGGAATGATGCGGTGATGCTGAAAGGGGAGGACGCCACGCGGAAAGCCATTTATGCCGCCATCCGGCCAGCGGCACAAAGCCCCTTCGACACCATGAGCGAGGCGGAATTTACCGCCATGAGCGCCAGCGATAAGGCAATGCGGGTGCATGAACATTACGGCGAAGCGCTGGCCGTGGACGCCAACGGCCAGCTCCTGTCCCGCTATGAAAACGGCATCTGGAAGGTAATTCCGCCGTCTGACTTTGCCCGCGACGTGGCCGGGCTGTTCCAGCGCCTGCGCGCCCCTTTCTCGTCGGGGAGAATTGCGTCGGTGGTGGAAACCCTGAAACTGATTATTCCGCAGCAGGAGGCACCGGCACGCCGTCTGATTGGTTTTCGCAACGGGGTGCTCGATACCAGCTCAGGTATATTCAGCCCGCACAGTAAATCGCACTGGCTGCGCACCCTGTGCGACGTGGATTTCACCCCGCCGGTCGAGGGGGAAACACTGGAAACCCACGCGCCGAATTTCTGGCGCTGGCTCGACCGGGCGGCCAGTGGCAACCCGACAAAACGCGACGTGATTCTGGCCGCGCTGTTTATGGTGCTGGCGAACCGCTACGACTGGCAGCTCTTTCTCGAAGTGACCGGGCCGGGCGGCAGCGGGAAAAGTATTCTCGCCGAAATCGCCACGATGCTGGCCGGAGAGGATAACGCCACGTCAGCCGATATCGACACGCTGGAAGACCCGCGCAAGCGCGCCTCCCTGATTGGCTTCTCGCTGATACGTCTGCCTGACCAGGAGAAATGGAGCGGTGACGGTGCCGGACTCAAGGCCATCACCGGCGGCGATGCGGTCTCCGTTGACCCGAAATACCAGAACCCCTACTCGACGCACATTCCGGCGGTGATTCTGGCCGTGAACAATAACCCGATGCGCTTCACCGACCGCAGCGGCGGCGTGTCACGCCGACGGGTAATCATCCACTTCCCGGAGCAGATAGCCCCGGAGGAGCGCGACCCGCAGCTCAGGGATAAAATCGCCCGCGAGCTGGCCGTAATTGTGCGCCAGTTGATGCAGCAGTTCAGCGACCCGATGAGTGCCCGCGCGCTGCTCCAGTCGCAGCAGAACTCCGACGAGGCGCTCAGTATTAAACGCGACGCTGACCCGACGTTTGATTTTTGTGGCTATCTGGAGGCGCTGCCGCAGACCAACGGGATGTTTATTGGTAATGCCAGTATCATCCCGCGTAATTACCGTAAATATCTCTATCACGCGTATCTGGCCTATATGGAGGCCAACGGGTACAGGAATGTGCTCAGCCTGAAAATGTTCGGGCTGGGACTGCCCATGATGCTGAAAGAGTACGGGATGAATTATGAGAAGCGGCACACCAAGCAGGGGATACAAACCAACCTGACGTTGAAAGAAGAAAGCTACGGCGACTGGCTGCCGAAGTGCGACGAACCCACCGCGACTTAA
- a CDS encoding DUF5375 domain-containing protein: protein MKTPLPPVLRAALYRRAVACAWLTLCERQHRYPHLTLDALESAIAAELEGFYLRQHGEEKGRLIACALLEDLMEAGPLKAAPSLSFLGLAVMDELCARHLTSPVLH, encoded by the coding sequence ATGAAAACGCCATTACCGCCCGTATTGCGTGCCGCCCTGTATCGCCGCGCCGTGGCCTGTGCCTGGCTGACCCTGTGCGAACGCCAGCACCGCTATCCCCACCTCACCCTCGATGCGCTGGAAAGCGCCATCGCCGCCGAGCTGGAGGGCTTCTATCTGCGCCAGCACGGCGAAGAGAAAGGCCGTCTGATTGCCTGTGCATTACTGGAAGATTTGATGGAGGCCGGGCCGCTGAAAGCCGCCCCGTCGCTGTCCTTCCTCGGGCTCGCCGTGATGGATGAACTCTGCGCCCGCCATCTGACATCGCCTGTACTGCACTGA
- a CDS encoding host cell division inhibitor Icd-like protein, protein MATTLTPSHPQFVFVFAAVRRADRQPRICMLRAVAGDEHAARLSLVRDYVLSFAGRLPVAEVRA, encoded by the coding sequence ATGGCTACGACCCTCACCCCGTCACACCCGCAGTTTGTCTTTGTGTTTGCCGCTGTTCGTCGCGCAGACCGTCAGCCCCGTATCTGTATGCTCCGCGCCGTTGCCGGGGATGAACACGCCGCACGCCTTTCCCTCGTCCGCGATTACGTCCTCTCGTTTGCCGGACGCCTGCCGGTGGCGGAGGTGCGCGCATGA
- a CDS encoding helix-turn-helix transcriptional regulator: MHTAFSSPSSAPAAPMMPVSDAVQERFIRLPEVMHLCGLSRSTIYDLISREAFPKQISLGGKNVAWAQSEITGWMADRIAERNRGYDA, encoded by the coding sequence ATGCACACCGCTTTTTCTTCCCCGTCTTCTGCCCCTGCCGCGCCGATGATGCCGGTCTCTGATGCCGTTCAGGAGCGTTTTATCCGTCTGCCCGAAGTGATGCATCTGTGCGGGCTGTCCCGCTCCACGATTTACGACCTCATCAGCCGGGAGGCTTTCCCAAAACAAATCTCCCTCGGCGGGAAAAACGTGGCGTGGGCGCAGTCGGAAATCACCGGGTGGATGGCTGACCGTATCGCCGAACGCAACCGGGGCTATGACGCATGA
- a CDS encoding glycoprotein 3, which translates to MTDTTFIPDYLKPALERLAAAREAHLEQARRMEDTLTAITRAEEQKAALEQDNGSDTRTWRAAFRAGGAMLTDELKSGHIERVARRELAQECHNLTEVLAFERDQLKATCNSTARAFRQAHHAVLSKYAEEELNRALNDTLGPLVRAMVLKAEVMENPLANTTGHQGYIEPEKEVMQQVVTFLTGKVSAFSVTPADEPVLSLTGFPVVALPHMNHDAASTPGERKVWQEKIRQREADLKARGLLP; encoded by the coding sequence ATGACCGACACCACCTTTATCCCTGATTACCTGAAACCGGCGCTGGAGCGACTGGCCGCAGCCCGAGAAGCCCATCTTGAACAGGCCCGCCGGATGGAAGACACCCTTACGGCCATTACCCGCGCGGAGGAGCAGAAAGCGGCGCTGGAGCAGGACAACGGCAGCGATACCCGCACATGGCGTGCCGCTTTCCGTGCCGGGGGTGCCATGCTGACCGATGAGCTGAAAAGCGGCCATATCGAGCGAGTGGCCCGCCGGGAGCTGGCGCAGGAATGCCACAACCTGACCGAAGTGCTGGCCTTTGAACGTGACCAGCTGAAAGCCACCTGCAACAGCACCGCGCGGGCATTCCGCCAGGCGCATCATGCTGTGCTGAGTAAATACGCTGAGGAAGAGCTTAACCGCGCGCTGAATGACACCCTCGGGCCACTGGTCCGGGCGATGGTGCTGAAAGCAGAGGTGATGGAAAATCCGCTGGCCAACACCACCGGCCATCAGGGCTACATCGAGCCGGAGAAGGAGGTTATGCAGCAGGTGGTCACCTTCCTGACCGGGAAAGTGAGCGCCTTCTCCGTCACGCCAGCCGATGAGCCGGTGCTCTCCCTGACCGGCTTCCCGGTCGTCGCGCTTCCGCATATGAACCACGACGCCGCCAGCACGCCCGGCGAGCGTAAGGTCTGGCAGGAGAAAATCCGTCAGCGCGAGGCTGACCTGAAAGCGCGGGGGCTGCTGCCATGA
- a CDS encoding ogr/Delta-like zinc finger family protein, whose protein sequence is MMHCPFCKKSAHTRTSRYLSENVKQRYHQCTNIECSATFRTTEAIDEVIRPPAEKMPPVAEPVTPPAPRKVQGCYSSPYRH, encoded by the coding sequence ATGATGCACTGTCCGTTCTGCAAAAAGTCAGCGCATACCCGTACCTCCCGTTACCTGTCGGAGAACGTCAAACAGCGCTATCACCAGTGCACCAATATTGAGTGCTCGGCGACGTTCCGCACCACTGAAGCCATTGACGAGGTTATCCGTCCTCCGGCGGAGAAAATGCCGCCTGTCGCGGAGCCGGTCACACCTCCGGCACCCCGTAAAGTGCAGGGCTGCTACAGCTCGCCATACCGCCATTAA
- a CDS encoding phage polarity suppression protein — protein sequence MTAITLQQAFEACQNNKTAWLNRKAELAAAEQEYREQMLAGDERIPAIMQGLRDIMDVKKWEINQAAGRYIRSHEAVQRISIRNRLNDFMQAHGAELAATLAPELMGLSQQPALLTGHALDRSAHYLREALSVWLSTGEEINYSAEDSDILTAIGFRPDAASLVDNQEKYTPAQSLIYARRRTELASK from the coding sequence ATGACCGCCATTACGCTACAGCAGGCCTTTGAGGCCTGTCAGAATAACAAAACCGCCTGGCTGAACCGTAAAGCCGAACTGGCGGCCGCAGAGCAAGAATACCGCGAGCAGATGCTGGCCGGGGATGAACGTATCCCGGCAATTATGCAGGGACTGCGCGACATTATGGACGTCAAAAAATGGGAAATTAATCAGGCAGCCGGGCGCTATATCCGCTCCCATGAAGCGGTGCAGCGCATCAGTATCCGCAACCGGCTGAATGACTTCATGCAGGCGCACGGTGCTGAACTGGCGGCCACGCTTGCCCCGGAGCTGATGGGACTCAGTCAGCAGCCCGCCCTCCTGACCGGCCATGCGCTCGACCGTTCGGCTCATTACCTGAGGGAAGCGCTGTCCGTGTGGCTGAGTACCGGTGAAGAAATTAATTATTCGGCAGAAGACAGCGATATTTTAACGGCCATCGGATTCAGGCCTGACGCGGCTTCGCTGGTGGATAATCAGGAAAAATACACCCCCGCACAGAGCCTGATTTATGCCCGCCGGCGCACGGAACTGGCCAGTAAGTAG